A genomic stretch from Kogia breviceps isolate mKogBre1 chromosome 1, mKogBre1 haplotype 1, whole genome shotgun sequence includes:
- the LOC131764168 gene encoding LOW QUALITY PROTEIN: T-cell surface glycoprotein CD1e, membrane-associated-like (The sequence of the model RefSeq protein was modified relative to this genomic sequence to represent the inferred CDS: inserted 1 base in 1 codon; substituted 2 bases at 2 genomic stop codons) yields the protein MLFLLPLLFKGLLGHGASTVGKLIPDPRHPAAEEPLSFHVLQISSFANRSWTHTQGSGWLGELQTHGWDRVLGTIHFLRPWSQGNFSKEDLKNIQAFLQLYTHSFPWEVQAFASQFQFQYPFELQVXFGCLSRPGKASESFLNGAYQGSDFLSYQENSWKPSPGAGSRAQXVCKVLKHYKFIKEIIRSLLSDTCPRFLADLVEAGKSELQXQVKPETWVSSGPSPGPGHLLLVCHVSGFYPKPVWVMCMRGEQEKPGTQQALPNADGTWYLQVTLEVAAGEAAGLSCRVKHDSLGGQDLIIRWGGYSFLLILICLIVIVSLVMLVIVHSSFKKQSSNQNLLSAHVSHPAFPTGVDTQDPRSSGHQLCLAQESWTKNRLLKKWKANSGVINFTFHIKSLSAFV from the exons ATGCTTTTCCTGCTGCCTCTGCTCTTCAAGGGACTTCTCGGCCATGGGGCCAGCACAGTGGGTAAGCTGATCCCAG ACCCCCGTCATCCGGCCGCAGAAGAGCCCCTCTCCTTCCACGTGCTCCAGATCTCCTCCTTTGCCAATCGCAGCTGGACACAcacccagggttcaggctggctGGGCGAGCTGCAGACTCATGGCTGGGACAGGGTCTTGGGCACCATCCACTTTCTGAGGCCTTGGTCCCAGGGTAACTTCAGCAAGGAGGATCTGAAGAACATCCAGGCGTTCCTGCAGTTGTACACCCATAGTTTCCCTTGGGAAGTGCAGGCCTTTGCCAGTCAGTTTCAGTTTCAAT ACCCCTTTGAGCTCCAGGTATAATTTGGCTGTTTAAGTCGTCCTGGGAAGGCCTCAGAAAGCTTCTTAAATGGGGCATATCAAGGATCAGATTTCCTGAGTTACCAAGAAAATTCCTGGAAGCCGTCTCCAGGAGCAGGGAGTCGAGCTC ATGTCTGTAAGGTGCTCAAACACtacaaatttattaaagaaatcatTCGGAGCCTTCTCAGTGACACCTGCCCTCGGTTTCTGGCAGACCTCGTTGAAGCAGGGAAGTCAGAACTGCAGTGACAAG TAAAGCCAGAGACTTGGGTGTCCAGTGGCCCCAGTCCTGGGCCTGGCCATCTGCTGCTGGTGTGCCATGTCTCAGGATTCTACCCGAAACCCGTGTGGGTGATGTGTATGAGGGGCGAGCAGGAGAAGCCTGGAACTCAGCAAGCCCTGCCCAATGCTGACGGGACTTGGTATCTCCAAGTAACCCTGGAAGTGGCGGCTGGGGAGGCAGCCGGCCTGAGTTGCCGAGTGAAGCACGACAGTCTAGGAGGCCAGGACCTAATCATCCGCTG GGGTGGATACTCCTTCCTCCTGATATTGATCTGTTTGATAGTAATAGTTTCCCTGGTCATGTTGGTTATAGttcattcatcatttaaaaaacagag CTCAAATCAGAACCTCCTCTCTGCTCATGTCTCCCACCCTGCCTTTCCCACAGGAGTCGATACCCAAGACCCCAGGAGTTCAGGACATCAGCTCTGTTTGGCACAGGAATCATGGACCAAAAACAGActcttaaagaaatggaaagccaACTCTGGCGTCATTAATTTTACCTTTCACATAAAAtccctttctgcttttgtttaa